Proteins from one Lachnospiraceae bacterium KGMB03038 genomic window:
- a CDS encoding GrdX protein produces MKKEEYLILTNNPLVLEKLGDTHKIVYCEASYEGLLKEVRDRVHEGHLLLSHPLSGSVKPNETPYKSVMISEEKGAVDLRSLEIIENAVAACGKFEFKSDRYGEKVRKDFQLIDWTLLESGIASADA; encoded by the coding sequence ATGAAGAAAGAAGAATATCTGATCTTGACAAACAATCCGCTGGTCCTTGAAAAACTTGGAGACACCCACAAGATTGTCTACTGTGAAGCTTCCTATGAGGGACTTTTAAAGGAAGTCCGGGATAGAGTCCATGAAGGTCATTTGCTTTTATCACATCCTCTTTCAGGAAGTGTAAAGCCTAATGAAACACCATATAAATCTGTAATGATATCAGAAGAAAAGGGGGCGGTTGACTTAAGGTCTTTGGAGATCATTGAGAATGCGGTCGCAGCCTGCGGAAAATTCGAGTTTAAATCGGATCGGTATGGAGAAAAGGTGCGGAAAGATTTTCAATTGATCGACTGGACTTTGCTGGAAAGTGGGATCGCATCGGCAGATGCCTGA
- a CDS encoding thioredoxin, whose translation MLDLDKTNFEEEVLKADGYVFVDFYGDGCVPCQALMPKVHEFAETYGDKLKFTSLNTTKARRLAIAQKVLGLPVMAIYKDGEKVEELVKEDCTEESIEAMIKKYI comes from the coding sequence ATGTTAGATCTGGACAAGACAAATTTTGAAGAAGAAGTATTAAAAGCAGACGGCTATGTGTTCGTGGATTTCTACGGAGACGGATGCGTACCATGCCAGGCTCTGATGCCAAAGGTACATGAATTTGCTGAAACCTATGGGGATAAGCTGAAATTTACATCCCTGAATACTACCAAAGCACGTCGTCTTGCGATCGCGCAGAAAGTTCTTGGACTTCCGGTTATGGCGATCTACAAAGATGGTGAAAAAGTAGAAGAGCTGGTTAAGGAAGACTGTACTGAGGAAAGCATTGAGGCGATGATTAAGAAATACATCTAA
- the trxB gene encoding thioredoxin-disulfide reductase yields the protein MSKIYDVIVLGAGPAGLAAGLYAGRSRLSVLIIEKGQDGGQIAITDEIENYPGQIVEGESGPSLIARMTAQAEKFGAERVSDTIKEVVLEGDVKILKSEKAEYQAKNVIIATGAHARPIGCKGEAEFLGKGVSYCATCDANFFEDFEVYVVGGGDSAVEEAMYLTKFARKVTIIHRRNELRAAKSIQEKAFKNPKLNFMWDSVVEEVGGDDILQWMKVKNVKTGEITTVEADEEDGMFGVFGFIGTIPNSKPFEGIIDMDERGYIKTDDDMHTNIPGVYAAGDVRVKSLRQVVTAAADGAIAAVQVERSLSDYF from the coding sequence ATGAGCAAGATTTATGATGTTATCGTCCTGGGTGCAGGTCCTGCCGGTTTAGCGGCAGGACTGTACGCGGGCAGAAGCCGTCTCTCTGTTCTGATCATTGAAAAAGGACAGGACGGCGGACAGATCGCGATCACAGACGAGATCGAGAACTATCCGGGACAGATCGTAGAAGGCGAATCAGGCCCATCCCTGATCGCCAGAATGACAGCTCAAGCTGAAAAATTTGGAGCTGAGCGTGTGTCTGACACGATCAAGGAAGTGGTACTTGAAGGAGACGTAAAAATCTTAAAGAGCGAGAAAGCAGAGTATCAGGCGAAAAACGTGATCATCGCTACAGGGGCTCACGCAAGACCGATCGGATGTAAGGGAGAAGCAGAATTCCTTGGGAAAGGCGTATCCTACTGCGCGACCTGCGATGCAAACTTCTTCGAAGACTTTGAAGTATATGTAGTCGGCGGCGGAGACTCCGCGGTAGAAGAAGCAATGTACTTGACGAAATTCGCGAGAAAAGTTACGATCATCCACAGAAGAAACGAGCTGAGAGCGGCCAAATCCATCCAGGAGAAAGCGTTCAAGAATCCGAAGCTCAACTTTATGTGGGACTCTGTTGTAGAAGAAGTCGGCGGAGACGATATCCTTCAGTGGATGAAAGTGAAAAACGTGAAGACCGGCGAGATCACAACGGTAGAAGCGGACGAAGAGGACGGTATGTTCGGGGTATTCGGTTTCATCGGAACAATTCCAAACAGCAAACCGTTTGAAGGTATCATCGATATGGATGAGAGAGGATACATCAAGACAGACGATGATATGCATACCAATATTCCGGGCGTATACGCTGCCGGAGACGTACGTGTAAAGAGCCTGCGTCAGGTGGTGACCGCGGCGGCAGACGGAGCGATCGCGGCCGTACAGGTAGAAAGAAGCCTGTCCGACTATTTCTAA
- a CDS encoding adenylosuccinate lyase, which yields MSNDRYQSPLSERYASKEMQYIFSPDKKFRTWRRLWIALAETEKELGLPITEEQIAELKEHADDINYDVAKEREKLVRHDVMSHVYAYGQQCPKAKGIIHLGATSCYVGDNTDIILMSEALELVRRKLVNVIAELAKFADAYKDQPTLAFTHFQPAQPTTVGKRATLWLQEFLMDLEDLDYVKGSLKLLGSKGTTGTQASFLELFEGDQETIDKIDPMIAEKMGFEACYPVSGQTYSRKVDTRVLNVLAGIASSAHKMSNDIRLLQHLKEVEEPFEKTQIGSSAMAYKRNPMRSERIASLSRYVMIDALNPAITSATQWFERTLDDSANKRLSVPEGFLAVDGILDLCLNVVDGLVVYPKVIEKHLMAELPFMATENIMMDAVKAGGDRQELHERIRELSMEAGRNVKEKGLDNNLLELIAQDPAFNLSEETLKATMDPAKYTGRSAVQVEAYLNNVVNPLLEKNKEILGVKAEINV from the coding sequence ATGAGCAATGACAGATATCAAAGTCCTCTTTCCGAGCGGTACGCAAGCAAAGAGATGCAGTACATTTTCTCTCCGGATAAGAAGTTCCGCACCTGGAGAAGGCTGTGGATCGCTCTGGCGGAGACGGAAAAGGAACTAGGACTGCCGATCACGGAAGAGCAGATCGCGGAATTAAAGGAACATGCGGATGATATTAATTATGATGTGGCCAAAGAGAGGGAGAAACTGGTGCGCCACGATGTTATGTCCCACGTTTACGCTTATGGACAGCAGTGCCCGAAAGCCAAAGGCATCATCCATCTTGGAGCCACTTCCTGCTATGTGGGAGACAATACAGACATTATCCTGATGTCAGAAGCATTGGAACTGGTGCGCAGGAAACTGGTCAATGTGATCGCTGAACTGGCAAAGTTCGCGGATGCTTATAAAGATCAGCCAACCTTGGCATTTACCCATTTTCAGCCGGCTCAGCCTACTACAGTAGGGAAGCGGGCGACCCTGTGGCTGCAGGAATTCCTGATGGACCTTGAAGATCTGGATTATGTAAAAGGCAGTCTGAAGCTCCTTGGCTCAAAGGGGACCACTGGAACCCAGGCCAGTTTCCTGGAACTGTTTGAGGGAGACCAGGAGACGATCGACAAGATCGATCCCATGATCGCGGAGAAGATGGGATTCGAGGCTTGTTACCCTGTGTCTGGCCAGACCTATTCCAGAAAGGTAGACACTAGAGTGCTGAACGTGCTTGCTGGGATTGCCTCCAGCGCCCATAAGATGTCCAATGATATCCGGCTTCTGCAGCATTTAAAAGAAGTAGAGGAACCATTTGAGAAGACCCAGATCGGATCTTCCGCCATGGCCTATAAAAGGAACCCGATGCGCAGTGAGCGGATCGCCTCCCTTTCCCGTTATGTGATGATCGATGCGCTGAATCCCGCGATCACGTCGGCGACCCAGTGGTTTGAGCGGACCTTGGACGATTCGGCTAATAAACGGTTAAGCGTGCCGGAAGGATTTCTTGCTGTCGATGGAATCCTGGATCTGTGCCTGAATGTGGTGGACGGGCTGGTGGTATACCCGAAGGTGATCGAGAAACACCTGATGGCGGAACTGCCCTTTATGGCAACGGAGAATATCATGATGGACGCGGTAAAGGCTGGCGGAGACCGGCAGGAACTTCATGAACGCATTCGGGAGCTTTCCATGGAGGCGGGCAGAAATGTCAAAGAAAAAGGATTAGACAATAATCTTCTGGAACTGATTGCCCAGGATCCGGCGTTTAACCTGTCGGAAGAGACGCTGAAGGCAACCATGGATCCGGCAAAATACACTGGGAGATCAGCGGTACAGGTGGAGGCATATCTGAATAATGTGGTGAACCCGCTGCTAGAGAAGAACAAAGAAATCCTGGGTGTAAAAGCGGAAATCAATGTTTAG
- a CDS encoding amino acid ABC transporter permease, translating to MEQILEQFPIVIQSLNVGFVQTLKLFFVTLLGAIPLGLVISFGSMSRFRPLRYLTRIIVWIIRGTPLMIQLLIIYFFPGLVLNNPIWGGGETGRFMAASVAFIFNYSCYFSEIYRGGIQGVPHGQEEAGLVLGMTKSQIFFKVTLLQMIKRIVPPMSNEIITLVKDTSLARIIALQEIIWAGQSFLKGSQGIAGVIWPLFFTAVYYLVFNGILTVLLGRLEKKLDYFR from the coding sequence ATGGAACAGATATTAGAACAATTTCCAATCGTGATCCAGTCTCTGAATGTAGGATTCGTTCAGACGCTGAAATTGTTTTTTGTAACTCTTCTGGGAGCGATTCCGCTTGGACTGGTAATTTCATTTGGATCTATGTCGCGTTTCCGGCCGCTGCGATATCTCACAAGGATTATTGTATGGATCATCAGAGGGACTCCTCTGATGATCCAATTGCTGATTATCTATTTCTTTCCTGGACTGGTGCTTAACAATCCAATCTGGGGAGGAGGAGAGACAGGCCGGTTTATGGCGGCATCAGTTGCCTTTATTTTTAATTATTCCTGCTATTTTTCAGAGATTTACCGAGGCGGTATCCAAGGAGTGCCCCACGGACAGGAGGAAGCCGGTCTGGTGCTTGGCATGACCAAAAGCCAGATCTTCTTTAAGGTTACGCTGCTGCAGATGATCAAGCGGATCGTGCCTCCAATGTCCAATGAGATCATTACACTGGTCAAAGACACTTCACTTGCCAGGATCATCGCCCTGCAGGAGATCATCTGGGCGGGACAGTCATTCCTGAAAGGTTCCCAGGGAATCGCGGGCGTGATCTGGCCATTGTTTTTCACCGCTGTTTATTATCTTGTCTTCAATGGGATCCTTACGGTGCTCCTGGGACGACTGGAGAAGAAACTGGATTATTTCAGATAG
- a CDS encoding amino acid ABC transporter ATP-binding protein, giving the protein MAILEVEHLNKSFDRTKVLEDISFSLEKGQVLSIIGSSGSGKTTLLRCLNFLERPDGGVIRVNGETLFDAADPVTTQEEAVRKKRLHFGLVFQSFNLFPQYTALGNVMLAKELLAKEQPGYKEHKKEIHEQIREEAKELLAKMGLQDRMDNYPHQLSGGQCQRVAIARALALKPDILCFDEPTSALDPELTGEVLKVIRSLADQETTMIIVTHEMAFARDVSSQVLFMDEGRIMEQGTPEEVLEHPREERTRQFLSRFTNG; this is encoded by the coding sequence ATGGCAATATTGGAAGTAGAGCATTTGAATAAAAGTTTTGACCGGACAAAGGTGCTGGAGGATATCAGCTTTTCTCTGGAGAAAGGACAGGTGCTGTCCATCATCGGATCTTCCGGAAGCGGAAAGACCACTCTCCTGCGCTGTCTGAATTTCCTGGAACGACCGGATGGCGGCGTGATCCGGGTGAACGGGGAGACTTTGTTTGACGCGGCAGATCCTGTGACTACACAGGAGGAAGCGGTACGTAAGAAACGGCTTCATTTTGGGCTGGTATTCCAGTCTTTCAATCTGTTCCCGCAGTATACGGCTTTGGGAAATGTAATGCTGGCCAAGGAACTTTTGGCTAAAGAACAGCCGGGATATAAAGAGCATAAGAAAGAGATCCATGAGCAGATCAGGGAAGAGGCAAAAGAGCTCCTTGCCAAAATGGGTCTGCAGGACCGGATGGATAATTATCCCCATCAGCTGTCGGGAGGCCAGTGCCAGCGAGTGGCGATCGCCCGCGCTCTTGCGCTGAAACCGGATATCCTGTGCTTTGACGAGCCTACCTCTGCGCTTGATCCGGAGTTGACAGGAGAAGTGCTGAAAGTAATCCGAAGTTTGGCGGATCAGGAGACTACCATGATCATAGTTACTCATGAGATGGCGTTTGCCAGGGATGTTTCCAGCCAGGTGCTTTTCATGGATGAAGGGCGGATCATGGAACAGGGAACACCGGAAGAGGTACTGGAACATCCAAGAGAAGAGAGAACCAGACAATTCCTTTCCCGTTTTACAAATGGGTAG
- a CDS encoding beta-aspartyl-peptidase — protein MGHIYIKDIQFASESKIEDGILYVSEEAVKAVALEDEKIKSVSFDIAKPGESVRITPVKDVIEPRVKVEGRGGIFPGVIAKVDTVGEGKTYALKGMAVVTAGKIVGFQEGIIDMTGPGADYTPFSKTLNLVMVCEPVEDIKQHDYEKAVRFAGFRVATYIGELARDLTPDETKVYETCTIKEGFEKYPDLPRVAYVQMLQSQGLLHDTYVYGVDAKKIVPTILSPTEIMDGAIVSGNCVSACDKNPTYVHLNNPVVHDLFEEHGKTINFVCQIITNENVYLADKQRSSDWTAKLCKMLDLDGVIVSQEGFGNPDTDLIMNCKKIEAEGVKTVIITDEYAGRDGKSQSLADADAAADAVVTGGNANQVIILPKLDKVIGTLDYVNKIAGASEETLREDGSLEVELQVLTGATNETGFNKLSAR, from the coding sequence ATGGGACACATTTACATCAAGGATATTCAATTTGCGTCAGAATCTAAGATCGAAGACGGAATCCTTTATGTATCTGAAGAGGCTGTAAAAGCCGTTGCTCTTGAGGATGAAAAGATCAAGAGCGTATCATTTGATATTGCGAAGCCAGGAGAGTCCGTAAGGATCACTCCAGTAAAAGATGTCATTGAACCACGTGTAAAGGTTGAGGGAAGAGGGGGAATCTTCCCAGGCGTGATCGCGAAGGTAGATACTGTAGGAGAGGGCAAAACCTACGCGCTGAAAGGAATGGCTGTTGTGACAGCTGGAAAGATCGTTGGATTCCAGGAAGGAATCATCGATATGACAGGTCCTGGAGCAGACTATACGCCGTTCTCCAAGACTCTGAATCTGGTTATGGTATGTGAGCCGGTAGAGGATATCAAACAGCATGATTATGAGAAGGCTGTAAGATTCGCGGGATTCCGTGTAGCTACTTATATCGGGGAGCTGGCAAGAGATCTTACCCCGGACGAGACAAAGGTATATGAGACCTGCACGATCAAAGAAGGTTTTGAGAAATATCCAGATCTTCCGAGAGTAGCTTACGTACAGATGCTCCAGAGCCAGGGACTTCTGCATGACACTTATGTATACGGTGTGGACGCGAAGAAGATCGTTCCAACGATTCTTAGCCCAACAGAGATCATGGATGGCGCGATCGTTTCCGGAAACTGTGTTTCCGCCTGCGATAAGAACCCAACTTATGTACATCTGAACAATCCGGTTGTGCACGACCTGTTCGAAGAACACGGAAAGACGATCAACTTTGTATGTCAGATCATTACAAATGAGAACGTATATCTGGCAGACAAACAGCGTTCTTCCGACTGGACCGCAAAGCTGTGCAAGATGCTGGATCTGGACGGCGTGATCGTTTCTCAGGAAGGTTTCGGAAATCCGGATACTGACCTGATCATGAACTGTAAGAAGATCGAGGCGGAAGGCGTGAAAACTGTTATCATTACCGATGAGTATGCCGGAAGAGATGGAAAATCTCAGTCTCTGGCAGATGCGGACGCGGCTGCGGACGCGGTTGTAACCGGCGGCAACGCAAACCAGGTGATCATCCTGCCGAAACTTGACAAAGTAATTGGAACTCTGGACTATGTGAACAAGATCGCTGGCGCCAGCGAAGAGACGCTCCGCGAGGACGGATCTTTGGAAGTAGAGCTTCAGGTGCTGACAGGAGCGACCAACGAAACCGGTTTCAATAAGCTGAGCGCAAGATAG
- a CDS encoding glycine reductase — translation MADRIEKMIAETFMEMAEGLETGSFGKKPKIAITGMGSEHGEENSMAGALAAARDGIDVYYIGTLEAEGVTTVKVANDEEGHDKMEEMLKNKEIDAAVTMHFPFPIGVSTVGRCVTPGFGKEMYIANTTGTSSTDRIEGMVKNAVYGIIAAKACGNAHPTVGILNVDGARQTEKALKQLQENGYDIAFAESGRADGGCVMRGNDVLQASPDIMVTDSLTGNILVKMLSSANTGGSFEATGCGYGPGIGEGYEQLVMIVSRASGAPVIANAIRYAAQLVRGKVFEVAKAEFAAAKKAGFQEILDSVKAASKPAAAEEDVKEPPKEIVTSQIPGIEVMDLDDAVKCLWKINIYAESGMGCTGPIIRVSDANLAKAEEELKKAGYIS, via the coding sequence ATGGCAGATAGGATTGAAAAAATGATCGCGGAAACCTTCATGGAGATGGCGGAAGGGCTGGAGACCGGAAGTTTCGGAAAGAAGCCTAAGATCGCCATCACCGGAATGGGAAGCGAGCACGGAGAAGAAAATTCCATGGCGGGAGCTCTTGCGGCTGCCAGAGATGGGATCGATGTGTACTACATCGGAACTTTGGAAGCGGAAGGAGTAACAACCGTCAAAGTGGCAAATGATGAGGAAGGCCACGACAAAATGGAAGAAATGTTAAAAAACAAAGAGATCGACGCGGCAGTGACGATGCACTTTCCGTTCCCGATCGGCGTATCCACAGTAGGACGCTGTGTAACGCCTGGTTTTGGAAAAGAGATGTATATCGCTAATACCACGGGAACATCCAGCACAGACCGGATCGAGGGAATGGTCAAGAACGCGGTCTATGGCATTATTGCGGCAAAAGCCTGCGGGAATGCTCATCCAACGGTTGGAATTCTGAATGTGGACGGGGCAAGACAGACTGAAAAGGCGTTAAAACAGCTTCAGGAGAATGGTTATGACATTGCATTCGCGGAATCTGGGCGTGCCGACGGCGGCTGTGTTATGAGAGGAAACGATGTTCTGCAGGCATCTCCGGACATTATGGTGACGGATTCCCTGACAGGAAATATCCTGGTGAAGATGCTGTCCTCCGCAAATACCGGCGGAAGTTTTGAGGCTACTGGTTGCGGATATGGCCCTGGCATTGGCGAGGGGTATGAGCAGCTTGTGATGATCGTATCCAGAGCGTCAGGCGCTCCGGTGATCGCAAACGCGATCCGGTATGCGGCGCAGCTGGTGAGAGGCAAGGTCTTCGAGGTTGCCAAAGCAGAATTTGCGGCGGCAAAGAAGGCTGGTTTCCAGGAAATCCTGGATTCTGTGAAAGCGGCGTCTAAACCGGCGGCGGCAGAAGAAGATGTGAAAGAGCCGCCGAAGGAGATCGTGACTTCCCAAATCCCAGGTATCGAGGTCATGGACCTGGATGACGCGGTGAAGTGCCTCTGGAAGATCAACATCTACGCAGAGAGCGGGATGGGCTGTACCGGCCCGATCATCCGAGTATCGGACGCAAACCTGGCGAAAGCAGAGGAAGAATTGAAGAAAGCTGGATATATCAGCTAG
- the grdB gene encoding glycine reductase complex selenoprotein B, with amino-acid sequence MAKLKVVHYINQFFAQIGGEEKADYPVELRVGEVVGPGMALTQNFKDDAEIIATIICGDSYFNENLDTAKAEILKMVKEQNPDVFVAGPAFNAGRYGVACGTIAAAVQEELGIPAVTGMYVENPGADMFKDKVYIVSTKNSAAGMRDAVKKLAPLAVKVGRGEPIGASCEEGYIPNGIRVNFFEKERGSKRAVQMLLAKLADKPFTTEYPMPDFDRVAPNPAVKDLAHAKIALVTSGGIVPKGNPDHIESSSASHYGEYDIAGVMDLTEETYETAHGGYDPVYANEDADRVLPVDVLRDMEKEGVIGELHHLFYTTTGNGTAVASAKAFAAEFSKKLLADGVDAVILTSTUGTCTRCGATMVKEIERAGIPVVHICTVTPISMTVGANRIVPAIAIPHPLGNPALDKDEEKALRRHIVEKALEALTTEVDGQTIFD; translated from the coding sequence ATGGCTAAATTAAAAGTAGTTCATTACATCAATCAGTTTTTCGCACAGATTGGTGGAGAAGAAAAAGCAGATTATCCGGTAGAGCTTCGCGTAGGCGAGGTAGTAGGACCGGGTATGGCGCTGACACAGAATTTTAAAGATGACGCGGAGATCATCGCTACGATCATCTGCGGAGACTCTTATTTCAATGAAAATCTGGATACCGCTAAGGCGGAGATCTTAAAGATGGTAAAAGAGCAGAACCCTGACGTGTTTGTAGCAGGACCTGCTTTCAATGCCGGACGTTACGGTGTTGCCTGCGGAACCATCGCGGCTGCCGTACAGGAAGAACTGGGTATCCCGGCAGTGACCGGAATGTATGTAGAGAATCCGGGCGCGGATATGTTCAAAGATAAGGTATATATCGTATCTACAAAGAACAGCGCGGCCGGCATGAGAGACGCGGTAAAGAAGCTGGCGCCTCTGGCTGTGAAAGTAGGAAGAGGAGAGCCGATCGGCGCTTCCTGTGAAGAGGGCTATATTCCAAACGGGATCCGTGTCAACTTCTTTGAGAAGGAAAGAGGTTCCAAACGTGCGGTACAGATGCTTCTGGCGAAACTGGCAGACAAGCCGTTTACCACAGAATATCCAATGCCTGATTTTGACAGAGTGGCTCCGAATCCGGCAGTCAAGGATCTGGCTCATGCCAAGATCGCTCTGGTGACTTCCGGCGGTATTGTTCCAAAGGGAAATCCGGATCACATCGAAAGCTCCAGCGCTTCCCACTATGGAGAATATGACATCGCCGGCGTGATGGATCTGACAGAAGAGACTTACGAGACCGCTCACGGCGGATACGATCCGGTATACGCAAATGAAGACGCTGACCGTGTGCTTCCGGTGGACGTATTGAGAGATATGGAGAAAGAAGGTGTGATCGGAGAATTACATCATCTGTTCTACACCACTACAGGAAACGGTACAGCGGTTGCTTCCGCGAAAGCGTTTGCGGCAGAATTTTCTAAGAAGCTTCTGGCAGACGGAGTGGATGCTGTCATCCTTACCTCTACCTGAGGTACCTGTACTCGTTGCGGCGCAACGATGGTAAAAGAAATCGAAAGAGCTGGTATTCCGGTAGTACACATTTGTACGGTAACGCCAATCTCTATGACTGTTGGAGCCAACAGGATCGTACCGGCGATCGCGATCCCGCATCCTCTTGGAAATCCAGCGTTGGATAAGGACGAGGAAAAAGCGCTCCGTCGTCATATTGTAGAAAAGGCGCTGGAAGCTCTTACTACAGAGGTAGATGGACAGACAATTTTTGATTAA
- a CDS encoding glycine reductase has translation MNSVIKGAGYVLVHTPDMVLYNGTTQTTERIVNPDSEYLKEVPEHLRSYEDVVAYWPNQTYIGNVHPDELAEVEAPWYDKKKEGAERYGKYGEIMPEEEFLFLVQASDMFEVVKLDKEFVAKYKDAFAKNPIISDDIVEKIEEGVEIAEIEALIKDDHAEPLYFENKLVGCVKPAHDIDVNLSAHVMHENLMSKASSVLALLYGVRNAGIDKADVEYVIDCAEEACGDMNQRGGGNFAKAAAEVAGLVSATGSDARGFCAAPTHALIEAAALVKSGAYKTVAVTAGGCTAKLGMNGKDHIKKGLPILEDCLGGFCVIISENDGVSPEIDLGMLGRHTVGTGSAPQNVIGSLVADPLDKVGMKITDIDKYSPEMQNPDITKPAGAGDVPLANYKMIAALAVKRGELDRKELAAFTKEHGLTGWAPTQGHIPSGVPYVGFACEDIKEGKIKNAMIIGKGSLFLGRMTNLFDGVSFVIHGNTAAEEEAAAGVSEDEVKGLIAKAMKDFAATLMAE, from the coding sequence ATGAATAGTGTAATTAAAGGAGCAGGCTATGTATTAGTACATACTCCTGATATGGTTTTATATAACGGAACGACCCAGACGACAGAAAGAATCGTAAACCCGGATTCCGAATATCTGAAAGAGGTGCCGGAGCACCTGCGTTCTTATGAGGATGTTGTTGCTTATTGGCCGAACCAGACCTATATCGGAAATGTGCATCCAGATGAGCTGGCAGAGGTAGAGGCGCCCTGGTATGATAAGAAAAAAGAAGGGGCGGAGCGCTACGGCAAATACGGCGAGATCATGCCGGAAGAAGAATTCTTGTTCCTGGTACAGGCCAGCGATATGTTTGAAGTTGTAAAGCTGGACAAAGAATTTGTCGCAAAATATAAAGACGCATTTGCAAAGAACCCGATCATCTCTGATGATATCGTAGAAAAGATCGAAGAAGGCGTAGAGATCGCTGAAATCGAAGCTCTGATCAAAGACGACCACGCAGAGCCTCTGTATTTTGAAAATAAGCTGGTAGGCTGTGTAAAACCAGCTCACGATATTGATGTAAACTTGTCTGCCCATGTGATGCATGAGAACTTGATGAGCAAAGCTTCCAGCGTGCTGGCTCTGCTCTATGGCGTGCGCAATGCCGGAATTGACAAGGCTGATGTTGAGTATGTGATTGACTGTGCGGAGGAAGCCTGCGGTGATATGAATCAGAGAGGCGGCGGAAACTTTGCGAAAGCAGCGGCGGAAGTGGCCGGGCTTGTAAGCGCCACCGGTTCTGATGCAAGAGGATTCTGCGCGGCTCCTACACACGCGCTTATCGAGGCCGCTGCTCTGGTAAAATCCGGCGCATATAAGACGGTTGCGGTAACAGCTGGAGGATGTACAGCGAAACTGGGTATGAACGGCAAAGACCACATCAAGAAAGGCCTTCCGATCTTGGAAGACTGCCTGGGCGGATTCTGTGTCATCATTTCTGAGAATGACGGCGTCAGCCCTGAGATCGATCTTGGTATGCTGGGACGCCACACTGTTGGAACCGGATCTGCTCCGCAGAACGTAATCGGAAGCCTGGTAGCTGATCCGCTTGACAAAGTCGGCATGAAGATCACAGATATTGATAAATACTCACCGGAGATGCAGAATCCGGATATTACCAAACCAGCAGGAGCAGGAGATGTGCCTCTCGCGAACTACAAAATGATCGCGGCTTTGGCTGTAAAACGCGGAGAACTGGACAGAAAAGAGCTGGCCGCTTTCACAAAAGAGCATGGTCTGACCGGATGGGCTCCGACTCAGGGCCATATTCCATCAGGTGTTCCATATGTTGGATTTGCCTGCGAGGACATTAAGGAAGGGAAGATCAAGAATGCTATGATCATCGGAAAGGGAAGTCTGTTCCTTGGACGTATGACAAACCTGTTCGACGGCGTTTCCTTCGTGATCCATGGAAATACAGCGGCGGAAGAAGAAGCGGCCGCAGGTGTTTCTGAAGATGAAGTAAAGGGATTGATCGCAAAAGCTATGAAAGATTTTGCTGCTACCCTGATGGCAGAGTAA
- a CDS encoding glycine/sarcosine/betaine reductase complex selenoprotein A, producing the protein MAILEGKKAIIIGDRDGIPGPAIAECVKTAGAEVVFSSTECFVUTSAGAMDLENQKRVKEFAEEYGAENLVVVLGAAEGEAAGLAAETVTLGDPTFAGPLTGVQLGLTVYHVCEPEIKEEFDEAVYDEQVGMMEMVLDVDDIVSEMQAIRDQI; encoded by the coding sequence ATGGCTATTTTAGAAGGAAAAAAAGCAATAATTATCGGAGACCGTGATGGAATCCCGGGCCCGGCCATTGCAGAGTGCGTAAAGACCGCCGGCGCGGAAGTTGTATTTTCATCCACGGAATGTTTCGTCTGAACGAGCGCAGGCGCAATGGATCTGGAGAACCAGAAGAGAGTAAAAGAATTCGCTGAAGAGTACGGCGCAGAGAACTTGGTTGTAGTTCTTGGCGCGGCAGAGGGCGAAGCCGCGGGTCTTGCGGCAGAGACCGTAACCCTTGGCGATCCTACTTTCGCAGGTCCATTGACTGGGGTCCAGCTTGGACTCACGGTATATCATGTATGCGAACCTGAGATCAAGGAAGAGTTTGACGAAGCTGTTTATGATGAGCAGGTTGGAATGATGGAAATGGTTCTGGACGTTGACGACATCGTATCAGAGATGCAGGCGATCAGAGACCAGATTTAA